From a region of the Theobroma cacao cultivar B97-61/B2 chromosome 8, Criollo_cocoa_genome_V2, whole genome shotgun sequence genome:
- the LOC18592396 gene encoding uncharacterized protein LOC18592396: protein MKAKALFSFFLLFFFTLLCTAAEHEPRSRSGSIVFTTLGRSDYAWDIFTLPTLDPPNPSNELQITDGESVNFNGHFPSASSSSILSLLHNRSLLHPPGPQAPSPLQLIYVTERKGMSNIYYDALYHGAPRSTRSRSALEIPVRVQAPLLGLEESKNRISMKDRPSLSGENLIYVSTHEDPGEPRTSWAAVYSTQLGTGVTRRLTPYGIADFSPAVSPSGVWTAVASYGSKGWDGEVEELSTDIYVFLTGDGSQRVKVVEHGGWPCWVDDSTLYFHRTSEDQWISVYRAILPKGKLVSTESVTIERVTPPGMHAFTPATSPGNHKFIAVATRRPNSSFRHIELFDLVKNEFIELTRHVSPTTHHLNPFISPDSARVGYHKCRGESNGGKSPQLLLENVRSPVPNLSLFRVDGSFPSFSPAGDRIAYVDFPGVYVVNRDGSNLRQAFPLNAFATAWDPIRKGIVYTSAGPEFASEITEVDIVAINVDDVDQSNFKRLTIGGKNNAFPSPSPDGKWIVFRSGRTGHKNLYIMDAIEGEAGGLWRLTEGPWTDTMCNWSPDGDWIAFASDRDNPGSGSFELYLIHPNGTGLRRLVKSGSAGRANHPSFSPDGTYVVFTSDFAGISAEPISNPHHYQPYGEIFTIKLDGSDLKRLTHNSYEDGTPTWAPSYINPVDVEGPKRPYCAFEDCHWLNEMPGRGTRVEPLGSAKPQCGA, encoded by the coding sequence ATGAAAGCCAAAGCACTTTTCagtttctttctccttttcttcttcaccttGCTGTGTACGGCGGCGGAGCATGAACCTCGAAGCAGAAGCGGCAGCATAGTTTTTACTACACTTGGCAGATCAGATTATGCTTGGGACATCTTCACTCTCCCAACTTTGGATCCACCAAACCCTTCTAACGAACTTCAGATTACCGACGGTGAATCCGTTAATTTCAACGGCCACTTTCCGTCGGCCTCATCGTCCTCCATCCTCTCGCTCCTCCACAATCGAAGCCTCCTTCATCCTCCGGGTCCACAAGCTCCGTCGCCGCTCCAGCTCATCTACGTTACGGAACGAAAAGGGATGTCAAATATTTACTACGACGCACTTTATCACGGTGCGCCGCGAAGCACCAGATCAAGATCGGCCCTTGAAATTCCTGTCCGAGTTCAAGCTCCTTTGTTGGGTTTAGAAGAAAGCAAGAATCGGATTTCGATGAAAGATAGGCCGAGTTTGAGTGGGGAGAATTTGATTTACGTGTCAACTCATGAGGACCCCGGTGAGCCGAGAACGAGTTGGGCTGCTGTATACTCGACTCAGTTGGGAACTGGTGTTACTCGGCGACTCACTCCTTATGGAATCGCCGATTTTAGTCCCGCCGTGTCTCCTTCTGGGGTTTGGACAGCTGTGGCTTCGTATGGAAGCAAAGGGTGGGATGGGGAAGTGGAAGAACTGAGTACTGATATTTATGTTTTCTTGACTGGGGATGGGTCTCAGAGAGTAAAGGTTGTTGAACACGGTGGGTGGCCATGTTGGGTTGATGACTCGACTCTGTATTTCCACAGGACAAGTGAAGACCAGTGGATAAGTGTTTATAGAGCGATTTTGCCTAAAGGTAAACTGGTTTCTACTGAGTCAGTGACGATTGAACGAGTCACACCACCGGGTATGCACGCGTTCACGCCAGCTACTTCCCCAGGTAATCATAAGTTCATAGCAGTAGCTACGAGAAGACCCAATTCGAGTTTTCGCCATATAGAGCTGTTTGACCTTGTTAAAAACGAGTTTATTGAGCTAACTCGGCATGTTTCTCCTACAACTCACCACTTAAATCCGTTTATATCACCTGACTCAGCCCGAGTTGGGTACCATAAGTGTAGGGGTGAAAGTAATGGAGGAAAAAGTCCCCAATTATTGCTTGAAAACGTTCGAAGCCCAGTACCAAATCTCTCTCTTTTCAGAGTCGACGGTTCATTCCCTTCTTTCTCACCGGCGGGTGACCGTATAGCCTACGTGGATTTCCCGGGTGTTTATGTCGTGAACCGGGATGGTTCGAACCTTCGCCAGGCTTTCCCCTTGAATGCTTTTGCAACCGCTTGGGACCCGATTCGTAAAGGAATTGTATACACCAGCGCTGGACCGGAGTTTGCAAGTGAGATAACCGAGGTTGATATTGTAGCCATCAACGTTGATGATGTTGACCAATCAAATTTTAAGAGGTTGACCATTGGTGGTAAAAATAACGCATTCCCCTCGCCGTCACCCGACGGAAAATGGATTGTGTTCAGGTCGGGTCGCACGGGTCACAAGAACTTATATATAATGGATGCGATTGAAGGGGAGGCGGGCGGGCTCTGGAGATTAACGGAGGGCCCGTGGACGGATACGATGTGTAATTGGTCACCGGACGGTGATTGGATCGCTTTTGCTTCGGATCGAGACAACCCGGGTTCAGGGAGTTTCGAGTTGTATCTGATCCACCCGAATGGCACAGGTTTAAGGAGGTTGGTTAAGAGCGGGTCAGCCGGGCGGGCCAACCACCCGTCATTTAGTCCGGATGGAACGTATGTGGTATTTACTTCGGATTTTGCGGGGATATCAGCTGAGCCAATCTCAAACCCACATCACTATCAACCTTACGGTGAGATATTCACGATAAAATTGGACGGCTCTGATTTGAAGAGGCTGACTCACAATTCTTATGAAGATGGGACCCCGACGTGGGCTCCATCTTACATTAATCCGGTGGATGTGGAGGGGCCAAAGAGGCCCTATTGTGCTTTTGAGGATTGTCATTGGCTCAATGAAATGCCAGGCCGTGGGACTAGGGTGGAACCACTGGGGTCAGCCAAGCCTCAGTGCGGTGCCTGA